From the genome of Bacteroidia bacterium, one region includes:
- a CDS encoding UDP-N-acetylglucosamine 2-epimerase gives NEKIFFVGNTMIDTLVTFHNQIGESDVLKKYKIEREKFVLMTMHRPATVDNKEGLSKLIELINLVTKKYKLLFPIHPRTLKNIELFGLSESISENKNIIYTEPLDYFSFQKLIFESKFILTDSGGIQEESTFLRKPCLTLRPNTERPITVTTGTNTLVPFDIQKINNHILEIENGTYKKGEIPELWDGKATERILQILNAKI, from the coding sequence CGAACGAAAAAATATTTTTTGTCGGCAACACAATGATTGATACATTGGTTACTTTTCATAATCAAATTGGCGAATCAGATGTGTTGAAAAAATATAAAATTGAGCGCGAAAAATTTGTGTTGATGACCATGCACCGACCGGCAACGGTTGATAATAAAGAAGGTTTGTCAAAATTGATTGAGCTGATTAATTTGGTAACCAAAAAATACAAATTGCTTTTTCCGATTCATCCGCGAACACTGAAAAATATAGAATTATTTGGGCTTTCTGAATCTATTTCTGAAAATAAAAATATTATTTATACCGAGCCTTTGGATTATTTTTCGTTCCAAAAGTTAATTTTTGAATCGAAATTTATTTTGACAGATAGTGGTGGAATTCAAGAAGAATCTACTTTTTTGCGAAAACCTTGTTTAACCTTGCGTCCGAACACAGAAAGACCAATTACCGTTACAACTGGAACAAATACCTTAGTTCCTTTCGATATTCAAAAAATAAATAATCACATTCTCGAAATCGAAAATGGAACCTATAAAAAAGGTGAGATTCCTGAACTTTGGGATGGAAAAGCAACAGAGAGAATTCTTCAAATTTTAAATGCCAAAATTTGA